One Nicotiana sylvestris chromosome 12, ASM39365v2, whole genome shotgun sequence genomic window carries:
- the LOC138883095 gene encoding uncharacterized protein, whose protein sequence is MHAREREEREAKRSRESGHYSGARTPAVGCHGRGYMSRPVHSSLPAASNAPTPLRSQESYYAPPVSARLLRGVLSKPARGGGQGGRGLPRGGGQARYYAIPARTKVVVSDSVIIGDSLIVDRVCQSCLVTIRGFDTRAGLLLLSMVDFDIILGMDWFLTHYAILDCHAKIVTLAIPVIPRVEWSVDSVPVVRDFPDVFPANLPGMPHDRDIDFGIDMLPGTQPISIPPYRMAPHELKELKDQL, encoded by the exons atgcatgctagggagagagaggagagggaggccaagaggtctcgtgagtcgggccattattctggtgctcgtacACCAGCTGTAGgttgtcatggtaggggctatatgagtcgccccgttcattcatcTCTTCCAGCAGCTAGCAATGCTCCAACTCCTCTCAGATCTCAGGAGtcatattatgcacctccggtttctgcgcgcctcctacgcggggtgctttcaaag ccagctagaggtggaggtcagggaggtagaggtctccctagagggggaggccaggccagatattatgccattCCTGCTCGTACCAAGGTTGTTGTCTCCGATTccgtcatcatag GAGATTCTCTAATTGTGGACCGCGTTTGtcagtcgtgtttggttactATTCGTGGTTTTGATACCAGAGCAGGTCTattattactcagcatggttgattttgatattattctgggcatggactggtttttgacccattatgctattcttgattgtcacgccaagatcgTGACGCTGGCTATACCAGTTattccgcgtgttgagtggagtg ttgattcagttccagtagtacgggattttcccgatgtgtttccagctaatcttccaggcatgccacatgatagagatattgattttggaattGATATGTTGcctggcactcagcccatttctattcccccatatcgtatggcccctcatgagttgaaggagttgaaggatcagttataa
- the LOC138868092 gene encoding uncharacterized protein, giving the protein MTHRVSSIIATSPVQKKEDPGAFTIPCTIGERDFAKALCDNGASINLMPLSIYKQAGLGMLRPTSMSLQMADRYIKRPVGIVDGVIMKVGKFHLPADFVILDCAVDKEIHIILGRPFLATGRALMDSE; this is encoded by the coding sequence ATGACTCACCGGGTTAGCTCTATTATTGCCACAAGCCCTGTCCAAAAGAAAGAGGACCCAGGAGCATTTACTATTCCATGCACTATCGGGGAGCgtgactttgcaaaagccctttgtgacaATGGGGCTAGCATCAACTTGATGCCACTTTCCATCTACAAGCAAGCGGGATTAGGGATGCTGAGGCCAACAAGCATGAGTTTACAAATGGCCGATCGATATATTAAGCGACCAGTAGGAATTGTTGATGGTGTGATTATGAAAGTTGGAAAATTCCATTTGCCCGCCGACTTTGTAATTCTTGATTGTGCTGTTGATAAAGAGATCCATATCATCTTGGGGAGACCATTCCTAGCCACGGGAAGAGCACTCATGGATTCGGAGTGA